From a single Nissabacter sp. SGAir0207 genomic region:
- a CDS encoding diguanylate cyclase, with protein MTMHLNVYTLFVLELVVLAFLAILMFFAWLGGRRDPTLGYLAATMLSAVFGTLMGSLRGLHMDIVPILFGNMTLLLAYGLQWTAMRVFTGRPPHWQGVLAGPIVWLLLCLCPLFMQTLTLRIIVSGLLTMIYTLLAAREVWRGRRALLVTYWPALLLMLLHSAVYFIRLLFDRGQPFAELTTVPGASFFALLIFETILYATGMAFTTLAMVNERAQLMYKHASLSDPLTGIANRRALIERGEQLLARCEREQAPVTLILFDLDNFKGINDSHGHHGGDRALVAFCDIAARCLQPHHIFARIGGEEFGCLLPLPTQDAQSLAERIRCQVAAQQRLAHPLTVSGGIASSTQSGFNISSLLVEADHALYRAKAGGKNRIEVN; from the coding sequence ATGACTATGCATCTCAACGTCTACACGTTATTCGTGCTGGAACTCGTTGTTCTGGCCTTTTTGGCAATTTTGATGTTCTTTGCCTGGCTGGGGGGCCGCCGTGACCCGACCCTCGGCTACCTCGCCGCCACCATGCTGAGCGCCGTTTTTGGTACCCTGATGGGCAGCCTGCGCGGTCTCCATATGGACATCGTGCCAATCCTGTTTGGCAACATGACGCTGCTGCTGGCCTATGGCCTGCAATGGACGGCAATGCGGGTCTTCACCGGGCGCCCGCCCCACTGGCAGGGGGTGCTGGCTGGCCCGATCGTCTGGCTGCTGCTCTGCCTCTGTCCGCTGTTTATGCAGACCCTGACGCTGCGCATCATTGTCAGTGGCCTGCTGACCATGATCTATACCCTGCTGGCGGCGCGTGAGGTGTGGCGGGGCCGGCGGGCGCTGCTGGTGACCTACTGGCCAGCGCTGCTGCTGATGCTGCTGCACAGCGCCGTCTACTTTATCCGCCTGCTGTTTGACCGGGGCCAGCCGTTTGCCGAGCTGACCACCGTTCCCGGCGCCAGTTTCTTCGCCCTGCTGATCTTCGAAACCATCCTTTATGCCACCGGCATGGCCTTCACCACGCTGGCGATGGTCAATGAACGCGCCCAGCTGATGTACAAACATGCCTCTCTCAGCGATCCGCTGACCGGCATCGCCAACCGGCGCGCGCTGATTGAGCGCGGTGAACAGCTGCTGGCGCGGTGCGAGCGTGAGCAGGCACCGGTGACGCTGATCCTGTTCGATCTCGATAACTTCAAGGGCATCAATGACAGCCACGGCCACCACGGCGGCGACCGGGCGCTGGTGGCGTTCTGTGACATCGCCGCGCGCTGCCTGCAACCGCACCATATCTTCGCCCGTATTGGCGGCGAGGAGTTTGGCTGCCTGCTGCCGCTGCCCACCCAGGATGCCCAGTCGTTAGCGGAGCGCATCCGCTGCCAGGTGGCTGCCCAACAGCGGCTGGCGCACCCATTGACGGTGAGCGGTGGCATCGCCTCCAGTACCCAAAGTGGCTTCAATATCTCCAGTTTACTGGTCGAGGCAGACCACGCGCTCTACCGCGCCAAGGCTGGTGGAAAAAACCGCATTGAGGTGAATTAG
- a CDS encoding AraC family transcriptional regulator, with translation MSQRKITDSAHVYQDFDTRFYEWEDGMASAGLKLELAKQDFAGFDWNVTGYNFGRLIGGVLNVSEHDIHRQRGNLFSMPDHILIFIVVMGAMDCRCFGRRTLLQQGDILIQDSSQPILIHVHPGKQPPHLCTYQYIILPKHLVSLNLDIAALHGHVLPAAAPMNFLLRQHFNSMLQVFDNLTEAEILATGEGASAMFLHTLALVGGQPLEAPFAFSSRLERICLFIEQNLAQPLSVEGLCKEFALSRAALYRLFEPMGGVAQFVRNRRATLARRLMRTTSLADQSLATIARRCGLSPTALRRILSQEYGLSPRDLRQALQGQAAGREAPATHLNWISNL, from the coding sequence ATGAGCCAGCGCAAAATTACTGATTCCGCACACGTTTATCAGGATTTCGATACCCGCTTCTATGAGTGGGAGGATGGGATGGCGTCAGCCGGCCTGAAACTGGAGCTGGCGAAGCAGGATTTTGCTGGTTTTGACTGGAATGTCACCGGCTATAACTTTGGCCGGCTGATTGGCGGGGTGCTGAATGTCAGCGAGCATGACATCCACCGCCAGCGCGGCAACCTGTTCTCAATGCCCGATCACATCCTGATCTTTATCGTGGTGATGGGGGCGATGGATTGCCGCTGCTTTGGCCGACGGACGCTGCTCCAGCAGGGGGACATTTTGATTCAGGACTCCTCGCAGCCGATCCTGATCCACGTCCACCCCGGCAAGCAGCCGCCGCACCTCTGTACCTACCAGTACATTATCCTGCCCAAGCATCTGGTCTCACTGAACCTGGATATCGCTGCCCTGCATGGGCATGTGCTGCCAGCCGCCGCGCCGATGAACTTCCTGTTGCGCCAGCACTTCAATAGCATGTTACAGGTGTTTGATAACCTGACCGAGGCGGAGATTCTGGCGACCGGCGAGGGGGCCAGCGCCATGTTCCTGCACACCCTGGCGCTGGTGGGCGGCCAGCCGCTGGAGGCACCGTTCGCCTTCAGTTCGCGGCTGGAGCGCATCTGCCTCTTCATTGAGCAGAATCTGGCGCAGCCGCTCTCCGTGGAGGGGCTGTGCAAGGAGTTCGCCCTCTCGCGCGCCGCGCTCTACCGGCTGTTTGAACCGATGGGCGGCGTGGCGCAGTTTGTGCGTAACCGCCGCGCCACGCTGGCCAGACGGCTGATGCGCACCACCTCGCTTGCCGACCAGAGTCTGGCGACCATTGCCCGCCGCTGTGGCCTCTCACCAACGGCGCTGCGCCGTATCCTGTCGCAGGAGTATGGATTGTCGCCGCGCGATCTGCGTCAGGCGTTGCAGGGGCAGGCCGCCGGGCGCGAGGCACCAGCCACCCACCTCAACTGGATCAGCAATCTGTAA
- a CDS encoding glutathione S-transferase family protein, whose product MRKILGRSSSINVRKVLWACDELQLPYQQESWGAGHRDPQQPEFLALNPNGMVPVLQEGDFILWESNAICRYLANSQPDSPLYPADARRRADIDRWMDWQLGDLNSAWRYVFNARMRNTPPNPNAAQLAEGERQWNHAIGILAQQLAHTGAYVTGAHFTLADIVLGLSLHRWMMTPLQRPHWPALEHYYDRLRERPAFARYACQQWP is encoded by the coding sequence ATGCGAAAAATATTGGGCCGGAGTTCATCAATCAATGTGCGCAAGGTGCTGTGGGCCTGTGACGAGCTGCAACTGCCCTATCAGCAGGAGTCCTGGGGCGCGGGGCATCGCGATCCCCAGCAGCCGGAGTTTCTGGCGCTCAACCCGAATGGGATGGTGCCGGTATTGCAGGAGGGGGATTTTATCCTGTGGGAGTCGAACGCCATCTGCCGCTATCTGGCCAACAGCCAGCCGGACAGCCCACTCTACCCCGCCGATGCGCGCCGCCGGGCGGACATTGACCGCTGGATGGACTGGCAACTGGGCGATCTGAACAGCGCCTGGCGCTACGTGTTTAACGCCCGGATGCGCAACACCCCGCCCAACCCCAATGCCGCGCAGCTGGCTGAAGGCGAGCGGCAGTGGAACCACGCCATCGGCATTTTGGCGCAGCAGCTGGCGCATACCGGGGCCTACGTGACGGGCGCGCACTTCACGCTGGCGGACATCGTGCTGGGGCTGTCGCTGCACCGCTGGATGATGACGCCGCTCCAGCGGCCCCACTGGCCGGCCCTCGAACACTACTACGATCGACTGCGCGAGCGGCCGGCTTTCGCCCGTTACGCCTGCCAGCAGTGGCCTTGA
- the dtpA gene encoding dipeptide/tripeptide permease DtpA, with translation MSTSNKQSSQEVSLNAFKQPKAFYLIFSIELWERFGFYGLQGIMAVYLVKMLGLSEAESITLFSSFSALVYGFVAIGGWLGDKVLGTKRVIVLGALVLAVGYACVAYSGHDIFWVYLGMATIAVGSGLFKANPSSLLSTCYEKDDPRLDGAFTMYYMAINIGSFFSMLATPWLAAHYGWSVAFSLSVVGMLITLVNFLCCNRWVKAHGSKPDFEPLQMGKLLMTVVGVAVLAAISSWLLHHQDIARLALAVVSVGIIIVFAKETFALHGIARRKMIVAFLLMLEAVVFFVLYSQMPTSLNFFAIHNVEHTIFGLNVEPEQFQALNPFWIMLASPLLAAAYAKFGDRLPMPHKFAIGMVLCSAAFLVLPWGASLANDAGIVSVGWLVLSYGLQSIGELMISGLGLAMVAQLVPQRLMGFIMGSWFLTTAAAAIIAGKVANLTAVPQDIPDANASLAIYSHVFLQIGIVTGVIALLMILTAPKLFRMTQETAAESAPAKAHAQ, from the coding sequence GTGTCCACATCAAACAAACAATCATCACAAGAGGTCAGCCTTAACGCGTTTAAGCAACCCAAAGCGTTTTATCTGATCTTCTCCATCGAACTCTGGGAACGTTTCGGCTTTTATGGCCTGCAAGGCATCATGGCCGTCTATCTGGTCAAAATGCTGGGCCTGAGCGAAGCAGAATCCATTACGCTCTTCTCCTCCTTCAGTGCACTGGTCTATGGTTTCGTCGCCATTGGCGGCTGGCTGGGCGACAAGGTGCTGGGCACCAAGCGCGTGATCGTGCTCGGGGCGCTGGTGCTGGCAGTGGGCTATGCCTGCGTGGCCTACTCCGGCCATGACATCTTCTGGGTCTACCTTGGTATGGCGACCATCGCCGTTGGTAGTGGCCTGTTCAAGGCCAACCCATCGTCCCTGCTCTCAACCTGCTATGAGAAGGATGACCCGCGTCTCGATGGCGCATTCACCATGTACTACATGGCGATCAACATTGGCTCCTTCTTCTCGATGCTGGCAACCCCGTGGCTGGCCGCCCACTATGGCTGGAGCGTGGCCTTCTCACTGAGCGTGGTCGGGATGCTGATCACTCTGGTTAACTTCCTGTGCTGCAACCGCTGGGTGAAGGCGCATGGCTCCAAGCCAGACTTCGAGCCGCTCCAGATGGGCAAACTGCTGATGACCGTGGTGGGTGTGGCCGTGCTGGCCGCCATCTCCAGCTGGCTGCTGCACCATCAGGACATCGCCCGTCTGGCGCTGGCCGTGGTCTCTGTGGGCATCATCATTGTCTTTGCCAAAGAGACCTTCGCGCTGCATGGCATTGCCCGCCGCAAGATGATTGTCGCCTTCCTGCTGATGCTGGAAGCGGTAGTGTTCTTCGTGCTCTATAGCCAGATGCCGACCTCGCTGAACTTCTTCGCCATCCATAACGTTGAGCACACCATCTTCGGCCTCAACGTGGAGCCGGAGCAGTTCCAGGCACTCAACCCGTTCTGGATCATGCTGGCCAGCCCGCTGTTGGCTGCGGCCTACGCCAAATTCGGTGACCGCCTGCCCATGCCGCACAAATTTGCCATCGGCATGGTGCTCTGCTCCGCCGCCTTCCTGGTGCTGCCGTGGGGCGCGAGTCTGGCGAATGACGCTGGCATCGTCTCCGTGGGCTGGCTGGTGCTGAGCTATGGGCTGCAAAGCATTGGTGAACTGATGATCTCCGGCCTTGGTCTGGCGATGGTGGCCCAGCTGGTGCCGCAGCGCCTGATGGGCTTCATCATGGGTTCCTGGTTCCTGACCACCGCGGCGGCTGCCATCATTGCTGGCAAGGTAGCGAACCTGACCGCCGTGCCGCAGGATATCCCGGATGCCAACGCCTCACTGGCGATCTACAGCCATGTGTTCCTGCAAATCGGTATCGTGACCGGCGTGATTGCGCTGCTGATGATCCTGACCGCACCGAAGCTGTTCCGCATGACGCAAGAGACTGCGGCCGAGAGCGCACCGGCCAAGGCCCACGCGCAGTAA